In Antedon mediterranea chromosome 10, ecAntMedi1.1, whole genome shotgun sequence, one genomic interval encodes:
- the LOC140060640 gene encoding transmembrane protein 179B-like translates to MAANAVESRYSIVEIILLILACGGNVATLTFLAMSRHDYDGSCLLFADIQVMSKNAAIFHSSKCRFPVSVHIAAFFYAAFCIAYWLYKLIRGREGSQFLKIASIFAYGILSVLLFIVSILITMGLKSLCDEIHGVAPISLPHCRDYQTFGDIFKNPGLKRFYDILNDAQIASWVAFSIWFAVAVLSATRCYARKNVHSDNKRKGEYKKPVDV, encoded by the exons ATGGCGGCGAATGCTGTGGAATCCCGGTACTCAATTGTGGAAATTATCCTCCTTATCCTGGCCTGTGGAGGAAATGTCGCTACTTTGACGTTTCTTGCGATGTCAAGG CATGACTATGACGGATCGTGTCTATTGTTTGCTGATATCCAGGTCATGTCAAAGAATGCCGCCATCTTTCACTCCAGTAAATGTCGCTTTCCAGTCAGTGTTCATATCGCCGCATTTTTCTACGCTGCTTTTTGTATAGCCTACTGGCTGTACAAATTAATACGTGGACGTGAAGGCTC GCAATTTCTTAAAATAGCAAGTATTTTTGCCTATGGCATTTTAAGTGTTTTACTGTTCATTGTTTCTATATTGATAACAATGGGATTGAAGAGTTTGTGCGATGAAATACATGGAGTGGCGCCAATTAGTCTTCCTCA TTGTAGAGATTATCAGACATTTGgggatatttttaaaaacccagGACTGAAACGCTTTTACGATATTCTGAACGATGCACAG ATTGCATCATGGGTTGCATTTAGCATTTGGTTTGCCGTTGCCGTGTTGAGTGCCACTCGATGTTACGCCAGAAAAAATgtgcacagtgataataaaagAAAAGGAGAATATAAAAAACCAGTCGATGTATAA
- the LOC140060130 gene encoding cysteine-rich PDZ-binding protein-like, protein MVCEKCQKKLGRIATPDPWKAKGASSSSGGGKMTSCGRKLGENKLLTASKSKYSPYNKSFVKCRICKQSVHQVGSHYCQGCAYKKGICAMCGKKILDTKNYKQTSV, encoded by the exons ATGGTTTGTGAAAAAT GTCAGAAGAAACTTGGCAGAATAGCTACTCCAGATCCGTGGAAGGCAAAGggtgctagtagtagtagtggtggCGGAAAGATGA CTAGTTGTGGCAGGAAGCTTGGAGAGAATAAACTTTTAACAGCTTCAAAATCAAA ATATTCTCCATACAATAAATCATTCGTTAAATGCCGCATATGCAAACAGTCGGTCCATCAAGTGGGTTCTCACTACTGCCAAGGATGTGCTTATAAAAAAG GTATTTGTGCAATGTGTGGTAAAAAGATTTTGGATACCAAGAACTATAAACAGACATCGGTGTGA
- the LOC140060387 gene encoding uncharacterized protein, translated as MPSEARLYIGDLNPSATKSDVEREFGKYGHLRDIWLARNPPGFAFIEFEDSRDADEALRNLDGNLVLGTRIKVERSRGRSRGGRGGGGRGGRGGFGGRGRDRDGRGGGRGRPSYGGDYGGGNYRRNYDEGGGRSRYGDSYSNFDSRGPPSYRSRSPPRRRSPPPPPRGRDYYPREYQREYTRDYAAPQVSSSRYDRAAPSTYERGYDRSYERTAYERPAYDRPPVRR; from the exons ATGCCTTCAGAAGCCAGACTGTACATCGGGGACCTAAACCCTAGCGCCACAAAATCTGACGTAGAGCGTGAATTTGGCAAATATGGACACTTGCGAGACATTTGGCTTGCACGCAATCCTCCAGGTTTTGCATTCATAGAGTTTGAGGACTCGAGAGATGCTGATGAAGCGTTGCGAAATTTAGACGGCAATTTAGTTCTCGGAACGCGTATTAAAGTAGAGCGGTCAAGAGGACGCAGTCGAGGTGGACGAGGCGGCGGAGGAAGGGGAGGACGCGGTGGGTTTGGAGGACGTGGAAGAGACCGGGATGGTCGTGGCGGAGGAAGAGGAAGGCCATCCTATGGTGGTGACTATGGTGGAGGAAATTATCGCCGCAATTACGATGAAGGTGGAGGCAGATCTCGCTATGGAGATTCATATTCGAACTTTGATTCGCGAGGACCACCAAGTTATCGCAGTCGATCGCCGCCGAGACGAAG ATCGCCACCACCTCCACCAAGAGGTAGAGACTATTATCCCAGAGAATACCAACGAGAATACACTCGTGACTACGCCGCACCACAAGTATC TTCTTCACGTTACGATAGAGCAGCACCGTCCACATACGAACGAGGCTATGATCGCAGCTATGAACGAACTGCTTATGAAAGACCGGCTTACGATAGACCGCCAGTGCGGCGTTGA